The following proteins are encoded in a genomic region of Periophthalmus magnuspinnatus isolate fPerMag1 chromosome 21, fPerMag1.2.pri, whole genome shotgun sequence:
- the ecrg4a gene encoding augurin-A, translated as MANPQLYLRFMWLALLFTMLAFQDVSSDHSTLHKILKRSDGSDSSHPAASQSVVMAPSRAQEFLLKLRRPKRQVWDRSRADVQQWIQQFMYMGFDEQRLEADLSYWMDHARSHDQGRQHHYDENSPVGPRDHTSYRHGANVNYDYY; from the exons ATGGCAAACCCACAGCTCTATCTGAGGTTCATGTGGTTGGCTCTGTTGTTCACAATGCTGGCTTTTCAAG ATGTATCCAGTGACCACTCGACATTGCACAAGATCTTAAAAAGAAGTGATG GATCTGACAGTAGCCATCCTGCAGCCTCCCAGTCCGTCGTGATGGCTCCGTCCAGGGCTCAGGAGTTTCTGTTGAAGCTGCGGCGCCCCAAGAGGCAGGTTTGGGACCGCAGTCGAGCAGACGTGCAGCAGTGGATTCAACAGTTCATGTACATGGGCTTTGATGAGCAG AGGCTGGAGGCAGACCTGTCCTATTGGATGGACCACGCTCGCTCACATGACCAGGGGCGGCAGCACCATTATGATGAGAACTCCCCTGTGGGCCCTCGTGACCACACCTCCTACAGACACGGGGCCAATGTgaactatgactactactga